One genomic region from Arthrobacter sp. YN encodes:
- a CDS encoding exonuclease SbcCD subunit D, producing the protein MRLLHTSDWHLGRSFHGVGMLEAQRDFVDQLVSLVEARSIDVVLIAGDVYDRALPGLDVVKLLDDALVRITQAGAAVVLTSGNHDSAIRLGFASRLLERGGVHLRTRVEDLDEPVVFPLGTDRSRGDVAIYGIPYLEPRLVAERMGVDTANHFDVTLAAVERIRRDVEHRREAGPVYPVVLAHTFASGGITSDSERDLSIGGLGAVPLDLFEDFAYTALGHLHGRQELAPNVRYSGSPLAYSFSEAKHHKGAWLVDISPGGVVGVEEVLWESPKPLAILRGPLEELLASEEHAWAEGAYCQITLTDTERPAQAMERVRSRFPDTLVLAFDPEGGEPRAKTSYSSRLAEAEDDLDVCCGFLEHVRGRRSGDAEEAALKEALEAVRLEEAEL; encoded by the coding sequence ATGCGGTTACTTCACACTTCGGATTGGCACCTCGGCCGATCATTTCACGGCGTTGGCATGCTCGAAGCCCAGCGCGATTTCGTGGACCAGTTGGTATCGCTTGTCGAAGCCAGATCCATTGACGTCGTCCTGATAGCCGGCGACGTGTACGACCGCGCTTTGCCGGGCCTGGACGTGGTGAAACTTCTCGATGACGCCCTTGTCCGGATCACGCAGGCAGGCGCCGCCGTCGTCTTGACCAGCGGCAACCACGACTCCGCCATCCGGCTGGGATTCGCCTCCCGGCTGTTGGAGCGCGGGGGAGTGCACCTCCGGACCCGGGTGGAGGACCTGGACGAACCGGTGGTTTTTCCGCTGGGAACGGACCGCAGCCGCGGGGATGTCGCCATCTACGGCATTCCCTATCTTGAGCCCCGGCTGGTGGCCGAGCGCATGGGCGTCGATACCGCCAACCACTTCGACGTCACTTTGGCGGCTGTGGAACGGATTCGGCGCGATGTCGAGCACCGTCGGGAAGCCGGACCGGTTTACCCAGTAGTCCTTGCGCACACTTTCGCCAGCGGAGGCATTACCTCGGACAGTGAGAGAGACCTCAGTATCGGTGGACTGGGCGCCGTGCCGTTGGATCTCTTCGAGGACTTCGCCTACACCGCATTGGGCCACCTCCATGGGCGCCAGGAGCTGGCTCCCAACGTCCGCTATTCCGGCTCGCCGCTGGCCTATTCCTTCTCCGAAGCCAAACACCATAAAGGTGCCTGGCTCGTGGACATCAGCCCAGGCGGCGTCGTCGGGGTTGAAGAGGTCTTGTGGGAGTCGCCCAAACCACTGGCCATCCTGCGCGGCCCGCTGGAGGAACTGCTGGCGTCCGAGGAACATGCGTGGGCTGAAGGTGCTTACTGCCAGATCACGTTGACGGATACCGAGCGGCCTGCCCAGGCGATGGAGAGGGTGCGCAGCCGCTTCCCCGACACCCTGGTCCTTGCCTTCGACCCCGAAGGCGGTGAGCCCCGGGCCAAGACAAGCTACAGCAGCCGGCTCGCCGAGGCCGAAGATGACCTCGACGTTTGCTGCGGCTTCCTGGAACATGTCCGGGGCCGCCGTTCCGGAGATGCAGAAGAAGCCGCACTGAAAGAAGCCCTTGAAGCTGTCCGGTTGGAGGAGGCGGAGCTGTGA
- a CDS encoding aquaporin, with amino-acid sequence MTSPVQATPDHQPGFTARLSAEALGSMFIVVVAVGVGIFSNPSGAPVPVALAAGLTVTVAMLAFGHVSGGHFNPAITLGNLIAGRIRAVAAVAYLAAQLIGSVAGAALIYFVVTTVPVLKDARAAFDVVAPGYGEHAAAQTQMAGVLMVEILGAALLVAVFLGATAGRRAVPALAPFAVGLAMVVLLQFGQVLGNLPFNPARATAQAFFSSSWAIEGLWLFWVAPLLGAALAGLVFRGFQGLSEGNGTGSADFQAAHGDDVNAAFDAEHDLTGDGAETGGAKELQAPAKKDTVNPAPAPAAAADDDARDFFDGKKG; translated from the coding sequence ATGACCTCTCCTGTACAGGCCACACCCGACCACCAACCGGGGTTCACTGCCCGGTTGTCGGCTGAAGCTTTGGGATCGATGTTCATTGTGGTCGTGGCGGTGGGTGTCGGGATTTTCTCCAACCCCAGCGGGGCGCCCGTACCGGTGGCCCTCGCAGCCGGGCTCACCGTGACAGTGGCCATGCTGGCGTTCGGACATGTGTCCGGCGGACACTTCAACCCGGCGATCACCCTGGGCAACCTGATTGCCGGCCGGATCCGGGCTGTAGCCGCCGTGGCCTACCTGGCGGCGCAGCTCATCGGCAGCGTTGCAGGTGCGGCGCTGATCTACTTTGTGGTCACCACAGTCCCCGTCCTGAAGGACGCCCGGGCCGCCTTCGATGTCGTGGCGCCGGGCTACGGCGAACATGCTGCGGCCCAAACGCAGATGGCCGGCGTCCTGATGGTTGAAATCCTTGGTGCCGCCCTGCTTGTGGCAGTTTTCCTGGGGGCGACGGCCGGCCGCAGGGCGGTTCCCGCCTTGGCTCCCTTCGCTGTGGGCCTGGCCATGGTTGTGCTGCTTCAGTTCGGCCAGGTCCTGGGCAACCTTCCCTTTAACCCTGCGCGGGCAACGGCACAGGCATTCTTCAGCTCTTCCTGGGCCATCGAAGGACTGTGGCTCTTCTGGGTGGCGCCGCTGTTGGGCGCGGCGCTGGCCGGGCTGGTCTTCCGTGGCTTCCAGGGCCTTTCGGAGGGCAACGGTACCGGGTCAGCGGATTTCCAGGCCGCCCATGGGGACGATGTTAATGCTGCCTTCGACGCTGAGCACGACCTCACTGGGGACGGCGCTGAAACCGGTGGCGCCAAGGAGCTGCAGGCTCCTGCGAAGAAGGACACCGTCAACCCTGCACCAGCACCTGCTGCGGCCGCCGACGATGACGCCCGCGACTTCTTCGACGGCAAAAAGGGCTAG
- a CDS encoding DUF202 domain-containing protein: MSVEVRDPGLQPERTTLAWRRTLISLVVVDLFIWRSWLTSEPSTASVVAGLPGLDYQGICALMAAAATIVLASVVWVRSRQLQAGNNAASARLVLVSTVAVMGLGGTAIAAIALGG; this comes from the coding sequence GTGAGTGTGGAGGTCCGCGATCCAGGCCTTCAACCGGAGCGTACAACCCTGGCATGGCGCCGGACCTTGATCTCTCTGGTGGTGGTTGACCTGTTTATTTGGCGGAGTTGGCTGACATCCGAGCCATCCACCGCCAGCGTCGTCGCCGGGCTCCCGGGACTTGACTATCAGGGCATCTGCGCCCTCATGGCGGCCGCCGCCACCATCGTCCTGGCCTCCGTGGTGTGGGTTCGCTCACGTCAACTCCAGGCCGGAAACAACGCTGCTTCCGCGCGGCTGGTCCTGGTCAGCACTGTGGCCGTGATGGGCCTTGGCGGTACGGCGATCGCGGCCATTGCACTGGGCGGCTAA
- a CDS encoding YidH family protein, protein MREPAWRRTGKTPDYRFSLANERTFLAWIRTSLALLAGAVAVDQLAPNIAPTPVRVVLCVLLALVGAGLAALSYRRWGQMEAAMRNDQALPFSRVMLFMTIVVALAAFAFAVLILVAR, encoded by the coding sequence GTGCGTGAACCTGCTTGGCGACGGACCGGCAAGACACCTGATTACAGGTTCTCGCTTGCCAACGAACGTACCTTCCTCGCGTGGATCCGCACTTCCCTGGCCCTGCTTGCCGGCGCGGTGGCTGTTGACCAATTGGCTCCCAACATCGCGCCGACCCCCGTTCGAGTGGTCCTCTGCGTCTTGCTGGCGCTGGTTGGAGCGGGCTTGGCCGCCTTGTCCTACCGCAGGTGGGGGCAGATGGAAGCGGCGATGCGCAACGACCAAGCTCTTCCGTTCTCCCGCGTCATGTTATTCATGACCATCGTGGTGGCCTTGGCAGCCTTCGCCTTCGCGGTGCTGATCCTGGTGGCCCGGTGA
- a CDS encoding ADP-ribosylglycohydrolase family protein, which produces MSVEPSSPVAPSFESRVHGSLLGGALGDSLGYAVEFDSIAAIRAHYGAAGLTSFGQLKDASHFSDDTQMTLYTVDGLVEALEWANDGVAADEIACLWLAYLRWLNTQDVAVASSAPVPQPRWIDAQEVLRHRRAPGNACLSGLATGQMGTVARPVNPDSKGCGTVMRSAPFGLIPHISQEAVYKLSSDAASLTHGHPSARLSAAAFSLLIHHLVAGHDVRSAANEALDYVNGVPTKAQELVERLEAALQLSQQSTVLNPEDLTAALGEGWIAEEALAVGLYSVLATSGNSPADHFRNAIAVAINHSGDSDSTGSIAGNILGAFYGEECLPGDWLEALEAPGVIRGMAGRLLAVTTG; this is translated from the coding sequence ATGAGTGTTGAACCTTCCTCCCCCGTTGCGCCGTCCTTCGAATCCCGTGTCCACGGCTCACTTTTGGGTGGAGCACTGGGCGATTCCCTTGGTTACGCCGTGGAGTTCGATTCCATCGCAGCGATCCGCGCGCACTACGGTGCTGCCGGACTGACCAGCTTTGGACAGCTCAAGGACGCAAGCCATTTTTCGGACGACACCCAGATGACGCTGTACACCGTTGACGGCCTGGTGGAAGCCCTCGAATGGGCGAACGACGGTGTGGCAGCTGACGAGATCGCCTGCCTGTGGCTCGCCTACCTGCGGTGGCTCAACACCCAGGACGTCGCTGTAGCCTCTTCCGCCCCCGTACCCCAGCCCCGGTGGATCGACGCCCAGGAAGTGCTCCGGCACCGCAGGGCACCGGGGAACGCATGCCTGAGCGGCCTGGCAACCGGTCAGATGGGTACGGTCGCGCGCCCGGTCAATCCCGACTCCAAGGGATGCGGCACGGTGATGCGCTCGGCCCCCTTCGGACTGATTCCCCACATCTCCCAGGAGGCTGTCTACAAGCTGAGCTCCGATGCCGCGTCCCTGACGCATGGGCACCCGTCGGCCCGCCTCAGCGCGGCGGCTTTCAGCTTGCTGATCCATCACCTCGTGGCCGGACACGACGTCCGCAGCGCTGCCAACGAGGCACTCGACTACGTGAACGGTGTTCCCACCAAGGCGCAGGAACTCGTCGAAAGGCTGGAAGCGGCCTTGCAGTTGTCGCAGCAGTCCACCGTCCTGAACCCTGAAGACCTGACCGCAGCGCTCGGCGAGGGCTGGATCGCAGAGGAGGCACTCGCCGTCGGGCTCTACTCCGTTTTGGCCACGAGCGGCAACTCACCGGCGGACCATTTCCGCAACGCAATTGCAGTTGCCATCAACCACAGCGGCGACAGTGACTCCACCGGATCCATCGCCGGAAACATCCTGGGCGCCTTCTACGGCGAAGAATGCCTCCCGGGCGACTGGCTTGAGGCTTTGGAAGCACCCGGGGTCATCCGCGGCATGGCGGGCAGGCTCCTCGCCGTCACCACTGGCTGA
- a CDS encoding DUF4395 domain-containing protein gives MTKPSLPPAAVRRQAEDTVHPASGAAWRAVFAFPNPVNEYAARITAGLVVVLAVATLLTGWGWGLVILAAGFWLRVLFGPRISPLALLSVKVLAPRIGHAKLVAGPPKRFAQGIGAALTSAAVVLFFIGYQPAAWLLLALLIVAASLEAFVGFCLGCAIFGFLQRRGLIPADICEACNNITLRST, from the coding sequence ATGACCAAGCCCTCACTTCCTCCAGCAGCGGTTCGCCGGCAAGCCGAGGATACTGTGCATCCTGCGAGTGGGGCTGCTTGGCGGGCTGTTTTCGCGTTTCCCAATCCCGTGAACGAATACGCCGCGCGCATCACGGCAGGTTTGGTAGTGGTCCTGGCTGTCGCAACCCTGCTGACCGGCTGGGGCTGGGGTTTGGTGATTCTTGCCGCCGGCTTCTGGCTCCGCGTGCTGTTTGGTCCCCGGATCTCTCCGCTGGCGCTGCTGTCTGTCAAGGTCCTGGCACCACGAATCGGGCACGCCAAACTGGTGGCCGGTCCGCCCAAGCGTTTCGCGCAAGGCATCGGTGCCGCGTTGACGAGTGCCGCCGTCGTGCTGTTCTTCATCGGCTACCAGCCGGCCGCGTGGCTCCTTCTGGCGCTTCTGATCGTTGCGGCGTCCTTGGAAGCGTTCGTCGGGTTTTGCCTCGGCTGCGCGATCTTCGGCTTCCTGCAGCGCCGTGGCCTCATTCCGGCCGATATTTGCGAGGCCTGCAACAACATCACGCTGCGCAGCACGTAG
- a CDS encoding exonuclease domain-containing protein translates to MALDFTAIDFETANGFRGSPCSVGLSKVRGGVVVEEASWLMRPPENHDHFEFHNTRIHGIRAEDVAGRPRFGELFPEIGAFIGGDVLAAHNAAFDLGVIRSGLEVSGLAGPAYDYVCTVMLSRRCYSLVSNSLPYAAEEAGVPLVNHHDAAEDARACAGILVDIARRNNANSIAELYLSLGLNLPQQPAFDPAQGLSKATLSALAAKTGSAAEGALERAVGGPSGWSAWPEEGPNPLPNPAAEPGHPLFGQTVVFTGDLAITRPEAKSRAADMGARPESRVTARTTVLIVGDGFVAGDLRAGRLTGKAKRVLELHAKGQQIEVVSEGEFLQMVGGA, encoded by the coding sequence GTGGCATTGGACTTTACGGCGATCGACTTTGAAACAGCCAACGGCTTCAGGGGGTCGCCGTGCTCGGTAGGCCTCAGCAAAGTCCGCGGCGGAGTGGTCGTGGAGGAAGCGTCCTGGCTGATGCGCCCGCCGGAGAACCACGATCACTTCGAGTTCCACAACACCCGCATCCACGGCATCCGCGCTGAGGACGTTGCCGGCCGCCCGCGGTTCGGTGAACTCTTCCCGGAAATCGGCGCGTTCATAGGTGGCGACGTCCTTGCCGCGCACAACGCTGCCTTCGACCTCGGCGTCATTCGTTCCGGTCTTGAAGTATCAGGCCTTGCCGGACCTGCCTATGACTATGTCTGCACGGTGATGCTGTCCCGGCGCTGCTACTCGTTGGTGTCAAACTCCTTACCGTATGCCGCGGAAGAGGCCGGCGTGCCCTTGGTCAACCATCACGATGCCGCCGAAGACGCCCGGGCCTGCGCCGGTATCCTGGTGGACATCGCCCGGCGGAACAACGCCAACAGCATCGCCGAACTATACCTTTCCCTGGGCCTCAACCTCCCCCAGCAGCCGGCGTTCGATCCCGCACAGGGCCTTTCCAAAGCGACCCTCTCTGCGCTCGCGGCCAAAACGGGAAGTGCTGCAGAGGGGGCCCTGGAACGAGCCGTTGGCGGCCCCAGTGGATGGTCGGCCTGGCCTGAGGAAGGGCCCAACCCCTTGCCCAATCCCGCTGCGGAGCCGGGGCATCCTTTGTTCGGGCAGACGGTGGTTTTCACGGGTGATCTCGCTATCACGCGGCCGGAAGCCAAATCGCGGGCCGCGGACATGGGAGCCCGCCCCGAAAGCCGGGTGACGGCAAGGACCACCGTGCTTATCGTTGGCGATGGCTTTGTAGCAGGCGACCTTCGCGCCGGACGACTCACTGGCAAAGCCAAGCGGGTCCTGGAACTGCACGCCAAGGGCCAGCAGATCGAGGTTGTGTCCGAGGGCGAGTTCCTGCAAATGGTGGGCGGGGCCTGA
- a CDS encoding ABC transporter ATP-binding protein, with protein MNDTIVEARNLIKHYKDLNALDNVNLQLSANRIYGLLGRNGAGKTTLMSILTAQAFATSGEALVFGASAYENDAVLSRLCFIREAQKYPDDFQPQHAFRSAALFYKNWDQDFADRLAVDFQLPVKRRIKKLSRGQLSAVGVIIGLASRAELTFFDEPYLGLDAVARQLFYDRLVEDYAEHPRTIILSSHLIDEVANLLEHVVVIDRGRIIMDADADEIRGSAVTVSGSADKVDAFLAGRKILHRETLGSLASVTVDEALSGRERTEAQELGLELSPVSLQQLVVRKTMAGTGAPGTGRGNFADDTMEAKR; from the coding sequence GTGAACGACACCATCGTCGAGGCCCGTAACCTGATCAAGCACTACAAAGACCTCAACGCACTGGACAACGTCAACCTGCAACTCTCCGCAAACCGTATCTACGGATTGCTCGGACGCAACGGCGCGGGCAAGACCACATTGATGTCCATCCTGACCGCCCAGGCTTTCGCGACCTCAGGAGAAGCGCTGGTCTTTGGGGCCAGCGCTTATGAGAACGATGCCGTCCTGTCCCGGCTCTGTTTCATCCGGGAGGCACAGAAATATCCGGATGACTTCCAGCCCCAGCACGCTTTCCGATCCGCAGCCCTGTTTTACAAGAATTGGGACCAGGACTTCGCCGACCGGTTGGCCGTGGACTTCCAGCTCCCTGTCAAGCGCCGGATCAAGAAGCTCTCGCGCGGTCAGTTGTCCGCCGTCGGGGTCATCATTGGCCTGGCCTCGCGAGCGGAACTGACGTTCTTCGACGAGCCTTACCTGGGGCTCGACGCCGTCGCCCGCCAGTTGTTCTACGACCGCCTGGTGGAGGATTACGCAGAGCACCCGCGCACCATCATCCTGTCCTCCCACCTGATCGACGAGGTGGCCAACCTGCTGGAGCATGTGGTGGTCATCGACCGGGGCCGGATCATCATGGATGCAGATGCCGACGAGATCCGTGGTTCGGCCGTCACCGTTTCGGGATCAGCGGACAAGGTGGACGCATTCCTGGCCGGCCGCAAGATTCTGCACCGCGAGACGCTGGGGTCCCTGGCTTCTGTGACGGTGGATGAGGCCCTCAGCGGCCGCGAGCGAACCGAAGCGCAGGAGTTGGGCCTCGAACTGTCTCCCGTTTCCCTGCAGCAATTGGTGGTCCGCAAGACCATGGCCGGAACGGGAGCGCCGGGAACAGGTCGTGGAAACTTCGCCGATGACACGATGGAGGCAAAGCGATGA
- a CDS encoding GntR family transcriptional regulator, whose translation MIDDTKPIFLQIAELIENGIVDGTMAEESQVPSTNEFAAFHRINPATAAKGVNVLVDSGVLYKRRGIGMFVATGARAQLIARRTEEFVEQYVKPLALEARKLGISAEQLNTMIERSSGLDPESGTDKERSAAL comes from the coding sequence GTGATCGATGACACCAAGCCGATCTTCCTGCAGATCGCCGAACTCATCGAGAACGGAATCGTGGACGGCACCATGGCCGAGGAATCGCAGGTGCCCTCCACCAATGAGTTTGCAGCTTTCCATCGCATCAACCCGGCAACCGCTGCCAAGGGTGTCAACGTGCTGGTGGATTCAGGAGTTCTTTATAAACGCAGGGGGATAGGGATGTTTGTTGCAACAGGAGCCCGCGCCCAGTTGATCGCGCGCCGCACCGAAGAGTTTGTGGAGCAGTACGTCAAGCCGCTGGCACTGGAAGCCCGGAAGTTGGGCATTTCGGCGGAGCAACTGAACACCATGATTGAACGCAGCTCCGGGCTTGACCCGGAATCCGGGACAGACAAGGAAAGGAGCGCGGCCCTGTGA
- a CDS encoding DedA family protein, with product MNDLAVSTFGGAGPVQPSMASFLPDWLNPDVFLRDSPLGPWVVLLVCAIVFAETGLLVGFFLPGDSMLFTAGLLVSTGAIEFNLWAMCGMIIVAAIIGNQTGYLIGSKAGPAIFNKPDSRLFKKENVESAHAFFEKHGGKALILARFVPIIRTFVPVIVGVAQMDKRKFFLFNVIGAVLWGGGVTLLGAWLGQFEWVGNNIDIIFIVIVLISVIPIFIEIGRGFVAKRKAAAAGTDPVEEFIEEHEGGKHGEH from the coding sequence ATAAACGACCTTGCCGTATCCACTTTCGGGGGCGCGGGACCGGTTCAGCCCTCCATGGCTTCGTTCCTCCCGGACTGGTTGAACCCCGACGTATTCCTCCGCGACTCACCGCTGGGACCGTGGGTGGTCCTGCTGGTCTGCGCCATTGTTTTTGCAGAAACAGGCCTCCTGGTGGGCTTCTTCCTGCCGGGTGATTCGATGCTGTTCACGGCCGGGCTGCTGGTCTCCACCGGTGCCATCGAATTCAACCTGTGGGCCATGTGCGGCATGATCATCGTGGCTGCCATCATCGGCAACCAGACCGGCTATCTCATTGGATCGAAGGCCGGCCCGGCCATCTTCAACAAGCCGGATTCACGGCTTTTCAAAAAGGAAAATGTGGAGAGCGCCCATGCGTTCTTCGAAAAGCACGGTGGCAAGGCGTTGATCCTGGCTCGCTTCGTTCCCATCATCCGCACTTTCGTGCCGGTGATCGTGGGCGTTGCGCAGATGGATAAGCGTAAGTTCTTCCTGTTCAACGTCATCGGTGCAGTCCTCTGGGGCGGCGGCGTTACCCTGCTCGGCGCATGGCTTGGCCAGTTCGAGTGGGTTGGAAACAACATCGACATCATCTTCATTGTCATCGTCCTGATCTCGGTCATCCCGATCTTCATTGAAATCGGGCGTGGATTCGTGGCCAAGCGCAAGGCGGCAGCAGCAGGCACCGACCCCGTGGAAGAGTTCATCGAGGAACATGAGGGCGGCAAGCACGGCGAGCACTGA
- the rdgB gene encoding RdgB/HAM1 family non-canonical purine NTP pyrophosphatase — MSGTVPTAEPRLVLATHNKGKLKELRELLRGQVPGLDVDTQVVDAAAAGAPDVAETGVTFAENSLLKARAVAEATGLPAIADDSGLAVDVLGGAPGIFSARWSGTHGDDAANLNLLLAQLSDVPDSFRGAAFVCAAALAVPGPDGIARETVEYGQLEGTLLREPRGEGGFGYDPVLQPAGMDRSCAELSSGEKNAISHRGQAFRALLPAIVEALSGSGSN, encoded by the coding sequence GTGAGCGGCACGGTGCCTACGGCGGAGCCCCGGCTTGTCCTGGCTACCCACAACAAGGGCAAGCTGAAGGAACTCCGCGAACTGCTGCGGGGCCAGGTTCCAGGGCTCGACGTCGATACCCAGGTGGTGGACGCCGCTGCGGCAGGTGCCCCGGATGTTGCGGAAACCGGTGTCACGTTTGCCGAGAACTCACTCCTCAAGGCCCGGGCCGTGGCTGAGGCGACAGGCCTGCCAGCCATTGCCGATGATTCCGGGTTGGCTGTTGATGTCCTGGGCGGCGCTCCCGGTATCTTCTCGGCTCGATGGTCCGGAACCCACGGGGACGATGCCGCCAACCTGAACCTGCTCCTGGCCCAGCTCTCCGATGTTCCTGATTCGTTCAGGGGAGCAGCCTTCGTCTGTGCTGCCGCTTTGGCTGTGCCGGGACCCGATGGCATCGCCCGGGAGACCGTGGAGTATGGCCAGCTGGAGGGCACGCTCCTGCGTGAACCCCGCGGCGAAGGTGGCTTCGGTTACGACCCCGTACTGCAGCCGGCCGGGATGGACCGCAGCTGTGCCGAGCTGAGCTCTGGGGAGAAGAACGCCATCAGCCACCGCGGACAGGCATTCCGTGCTTTGCTTCCCGCAATCGTGGAGGCGTTGTCCGGGTCCGGCTCGAACTAG
- the rph gene encoding ribonuclease PH yields the protein MTSEATATPVIRADGRTPDQLRPISITRGWSKQAEGSALIEFGNTRVLCTASLTEGVPRWLKGEGRGWVTAEYAMLPRATNTRSDRESVKGKIGGRTHEISRLIGRSLRSIIDTKALGENTIVLDCDVLQADGGTRTAAITGAYVALAEAIRFARENKLIARNAEPLVDTIAAVSVGIIDGVPMLDLPYVEDVRAETDMNVVVTGSGKFVEVQGTAEGAPFDRDELNALLDLALLGTTQLSAIQRETLAEAP from the coding sequence ATGACTTCTGAAGCTACAGCCACACCCGTCATCCGCGCCGATGGCCGGACACCTGACCAACTGCGTCCCATCAGCATCACCCGCGGCTGGTCCAAGCAGGCCGAAGGTTCGGCACTGATCGAGTTCGGCAACACGCGGGTCCTGTGCACAGCTTCGCTGACCGAGGGCGTGCCGCGTTGGCTCAAGGGCGAAGGCCGCGGCTGGGTCACCGCAGAGTACGCCATGCTTCCCCGTGCCACGAACACCCGCTCGGACCGTGAGTCCGTCAAGGGCAAGATCGGCGGACGCACCCATGAGATTTCACGCCTGATCGGCCGTTCCCTGCGCTCCATCATTGATACCAAGGCGCTCGGCGAGAACACGATCGTCCTGGACTGCGACGTCCTGCAGGCCGACGGCGGCACCCGCACCGCTGCGATCACCGGCGCCTACGTGGCCCTCGCAGAAGCCATCCGCTTCGCCCGCGAGAACAAGCTCATCGCCCGCAACGCCGAGCCGCTGGTGGACACTATCGCAGCCGTGTCCGTGGGCATCATCGACGGCGTACCCATGCTTGACCTTCCGTACGTGGAAGACGTTCGTGCGGAAACGGACATGAATGTGGTGGTGACAGGATCAGGGAAGTTTGTTGAAGTCCAGGGTACGGCTGAAGGTGCTCCCTTCGATCGCGACGAGCTCAACGCACTGCTTGACCTCGCTTTGCTGGGCACTACGCAACTGTCCGCCATCCAGCGTGAAACCCTGGCTGAGGCCCCGTGA
- a CDS encoding MBL fold metallo-hydrolase, with protein sequence MKLTIVGCTGSFPGPGSPASCYLVTAHDGEREWKIVMDLGSGALGAIQRYTDLEDIDAIFLTHLHPDHCMDLCGLHVAVRWKPGGWGRDRLPVWGPSATADRMATAYGLDLDPGMHEEFDFTHWAERRPVTVGPFTVTPYAVNHPVEEAYALRVTATEPGKDGVPVTKILTYSGDTDSCQGLEDAAKGSDLFLCEAAFEEGRDDDIKDVHLTGKRAGEAATNAAAKRLLLTHIPVWTSPTKVLSEAKPVFAGDVAVAVAGVHYTI encoded by the coding sequence GTGAAGCTGACCATCGTGGGCTGCACCGGTTCCTTCCCCGGTCCCGGCTCTCCGGCGTCGTGCTATTTGGTGACGGCGCACGACGGCGAACGCGAGTGGAAGATCGTCATGGACCTCGGCAGTGGAGCACTGGGAGCGATCCAGAGGTATACCGATCTCGAAGACATCGACGCGATCTTCCTCACGCACCTTCACCCGGACCACTGCATGGACCTCTGCGGACTCCACGTGGCTGTCCGGTGGAAGCCCGGCGGATGGGGACGGGACCGGTTGCCGGTGTGGGGGCCTTCTGCTACGGCGGACCGGATGGCCACGGCGTATGGCCTGGACCTGGATCCCGGCATGCACGAGGAATTCGACTTCACCCACTGGGCCGAGCGACGGCCCGTCACTGTGGGTCCTTTCACCGTGACACCGTATGCCGTCAACCACCCGGTGGAAGAGGCGTACGCGCTGCGCGTGACGGCCACCGAACCTGGCAAGGACGGCGTCCCCGTGACCAAAATCCTGACGTACTCCGGTGACACCGACTCGTGCCAGGGGCTTGAAGATGCGGCCAAAGGCTCGGATCTGTTCCTGTGTGAAGCAGCGTTCGAGGAAGGCCGGGACGACGACATCAAGGACGTCCACCTCACCGGTAAGCGCGCAGGCGAGGCAGCAACCAACGCGGCCGCCAAGAGACTGCTTCTCACTCACATTCCCGTGTGGACGTCCCCAACGAAAGTGCTGTCCGAAGCAAAACCTGTGTTTGCCGGTGACGTGGCCGTCGCCGTCGCTGGAGTCCACTACACGATCTAG